In Myxosarcina sp. GI1, the DNA window TCTTCAATTTTGACCGAGGCAGGTTTTCGAGTCGGACGCTATACATCGCCGCATCTTGTTGATTGGACAGAAAGAATCTATCTTAACGAAAATAAGATTAGCCAAGGGGATTTAGTTGCTATCTTACAAGATGTACGAGCCGCAATTGCTCCAGATACTGAAAGTCCCACGCAGTTCGAGGTCATTACCGCAGCAGCCTGGCTTTATTTTGCCAGGACACAAGTAGATATAGCAATTATGGAGGTGGGGTTGGGAGGTCGATTGGATGCTACTAATACTGGCGATCGCTCTTTAGTCAGTGTTATTACCTCAATTAGTAAAGAACACTGGCAGCGGTTGGGTCCTACTGTAGCCGATATTGCCAGAGAAAAAGCAGGTATCTTAAAAGCTAACTGTCCTGCGGTAATAGGTAGACTACCTACCGCAGCCAAAACCGTAGTTGCCGCCAGAATTGCCGAACTAAATTGTCCCGCAGTTTGGGTAGAACCCGCCACAGAATTAAAGTTTGCTAGCTCTCGCTGGGCAAAGTACGAAGATCTTGAATATCCTCTGCCTTTACTAGGAGAAGTACAGTTAAATAATTCAGCTATAGCGATCGCTACTATTAAAGTTTTACAGCATCAGGGTTGGAGTATTTCCAAACTGGCAATTCAAACAGGAATGCGAAAAACTCGCTGGCAAGGCAGACTGCAATGGACGACTTACCACGATCGCCCGTTGCTAATTGACGGCGCACACAATCCAGAAGCGGCGATCGCTTTACGTAAATACATAGATACTTTTAATAAACCCGTAATTTGGGTCATGGGTATGCTGTCTACTAAAGATCATCAAGATATCTTGGAGATTTTGCTCAAACCCCAAGACGAACTGCATCTGGTTCCAGTTCCCGACCATAGTAGTGCCAACCCTCAAGATTTAGCAGCTTTGGCAGGGCAAGTTTGTCCTCAACTTAGTAGTTGTAAAACTTATGCTGGAGTGTTCTATGCCTTAGATGCCGTTTGGCAAAATAATAGTAATGTTTTAGTAGTGCTGTGCGGTTCTCTGTATTTAGTAGGTCACTTCTTAGGCAAGCAAAA includes these proteins:
- a CDS encoding folylpolyglutamate synthase/dihydrofolate synthase family protein — its product is MTQDEVQSLLQPFQRFGVHLGLKRIEKLLANLENPERQVPIIHVGGTNGKGSVCAYLSSILTEAGFRVGRYTSPHLVDWTERIYLNENKISQGDLVAILQDVRAAIAPDTESPTQFEVITAAAWLYFARTQVDIAIMEVGLGGRLDATNTGDRSLVSVITSISKEHWQRLGPTVADIAREKAGILKANCPAVIGRLPTAAKTVVAARIAELNCPAVWVEPATELKFASSRWAKYEDLEYPLPLLGEVQLNNSAIAIATIKVLQHQGWSISKLAIQTGMRKTRWQGRLQWTTYHDRPLLIDGAHNPEAAIALRKYIDTFNKPVIWVMGMLSTKDHQDILEILLKPQDELHLVPVPDHSSANPQDLAALAGQVCPQLSSCKTYAGVFYALDAVWQNNSNVLVVLCGSLYLVGHFLGKQNDVK